A genomic segment from Ignavibacteriales bacterium encodes:
- a CDS encoding YceI family protein — protein MKKTLSIFAVMMIFTASIFAQGFKVKASGEQTFNFTDKGGRNQTTFFSTTPLEDINGLGNGVTGSVSFNVNDLKTLKGKISVSVASIKTGIDLRDEHMRSAGWLNAETYPEISFEIKKVSDVKSLSDNKLSANITGSFTMHGVTKEIKAKATLTYLDESETTKQRAPGDLLGVQAKFDVKLSDFGVNNKVVGQKVSENIEIGVNITGSNAK, from the coding sequence ATGAAAAAAACTCTCTCAATCTTTGCGGTAATGATGATCTTTACTGCATCAATTTTTGCACAAGGTTTTAAAGTTAAAGCTAGTGGTGAACAAACCTTTAACTTTACAGATAAAGGCGGAAGAAACCAGACCACCTTTTTTAGTACAACTCCGCTTGAAGATATTAATGGTTTAGGAAACGGCGTAACCGGCAGTGTTAGTTTTAATGTAAACGATTTGAAAACATTAAAAGGAAAAATTTCGGTCTCTGTTGCCTCAATTAAAACAGGGATTGATTTACGTGATGAACATATGCGCAGCGCAGGATGGTTAAATGCGGAAACCTATCCTGAAATTTCTTTTGAAATTAAGAAAGTTAGCGATGTAAAATCTCTTTCAGACAATAAGCTTTCTGCAAACATAACAGGTAGTTTTACAATGCATGGTGTAACAAAAGAAATAAAAGCCAAGGCAACATTAACATATCTTGATGAAAGTGAAACTACAAAACAAAGAGCACCTGGCGATTTATTAGGCGTTCAGGCAAAGTTTGATGTTAAACTTTCCGATTTTGGAGTAAACAATAAAGTAGTTGGACAAAAAGTTTCTGAGAATATTGAAATAGGTGTAAATATAACCGGATCGAATGCTAAGTAA
- a CDS encoding DNA methyltransferase: MKKDLLNIILTSLELSDLNEIKKDFSDLLLNLKKQKSKSVDLRNEFSTVSKEYLIGEINQILETQTIERTKYYVKRLKKSLTEIKQSKINDLNLNRWKEYDDIITDSLWVLNKRDNSGAHHAGYWGNFIPQIPNQLLRRYTKKGEWVLDPFLGSGTTLIEAQRLGRNAVGIELSKRVLEQTKKSIANEENPDIVKLEFVNGDSASVAFQNILSELKIKSFQFQIFHPPYWDIIKFSENKNDLSNAKSIGEFLKGFGNVLDNCLPSLDRKRFAAIVISDKYSNGEWIPLGFYVMQEVLKRGMILKSTIVKNFEETTAKRNQKELWRYRALAGGFYVFKHEYIFVFQKK, from the coding sequence ATGAAAAAAGATTTGCTAAACATAATTTTAACTTCTTTAGAATTATCTGATTTAAATGAAATCAAAAAAGATTTTTCTGATTTATTGTTAAATCTTAAAAAACAAAAAAGTAAAAGCGTTGATCTACGGAATGAATTCTCAACCGTTTCAAAAGAATATTTAATCGGAGAAATAAACCAAATTTTAGAAACTCAAACTATCGAACGAACAAAGTATTATGTTAAAAGATTGAAAAAGAGCTTAACAGAAATAAAACAAAGTAAGATTAATGATTTAAATCTGAATCGTTGGAAAGAATATGATGATATTATAACAGACAGCTTGTGGGTATTAAATAAACGCGATAATTCAGGTGCTCATCACGCAGGATATTGGGGAAATTTTATTCCGCAGATTCCAAATCAGCTCTTACGCAGATACACAAAAAAAGGCGAGTGGGTTTTGGATCCATTTCTTGGCAGCGGAACAACTCTAATAGAAGCCCAGCGTTTGGGTAGAAATGCGGTTGGAATTGAATTATCTAAAAGAGTCTTAGAACAAACTAAAAAGAGTATTGCAAATGAAGAAAATCCAGATATAGTGAAATTAGAATTTGTAAACGGAGACAGTGCTTCAGTTGCATTTCAAAATATTCTATCTGAACTAAAAATAAAATCTTTCCAGTTTCAAATATTCCATCCACCTTATTGGGATATAATTAAGTTTAGTGAAAATAAAAACGATTTATCAAACGCAAAATCAATTGGAGAATTTTTGAAAGGATTTGGAAACGTTTTGGATAATTGTCTTCCTTCGTTAGATAGAAAAAGATTTGCTGCCATTGTTATCAGTGATAAATACTCAAATGGCGAATGGATTCCGTTAGGGTTTTATGTGATGCAGGAAGTTTTAAAACGCGGAATGATTTTAAAATCCACAATTGTAAAAAACTTTGAAGAAACCACAGCAAAGCGAAATCAAAAAGAGTTGTGGCGGTACCGCGCATTAGCAGGCGGATTTTATGTCTTTAAGCATGAGTACATTTTTGTTTTTCAGAAGAAATGA
- a CDS encoding glycosyltransferase family 9 protein, producing MKILVLALSGIGDALMFTPALKLLRQSNPTAQIDALVMYKGIKEIYESNPNFNNVIHFDFLKEGTINSLKFILGLKNKYDASINVYPSNRKEYNIISFLIGAKQRAAVDYLRMNNQNLSWLNNVKLLENDETHNAQTNIKLVEKLLNKKFGEEPSMQILISADNESYAANFLRENNILENDFVVGFHPGCATLKNHIKRRWEPEKFAELGIKLIKEKNAKVLLFGGPEEEELKSSINKMIDSKNSFVIKTEKFLQSISIMKQCTVFVTNDSALMHVASALGLKVIAIIGPTNTYYIHPWKTEHKIVSLNLDCAPCFFYSPKPLICSRTDVQFKCVKELDVEMVYKSI from the coding sequence ATGAAAATATTAGTACTTGCACTTTCCGGCATTGGCGATGCTTTGATGTTTACTCCTGCTTTAAAACTACTGCGGCAATCAAATCCAACCGCACAAATAGATGCTCTTGTGATGTATAAAGGAATCAAAGAAATTTATGAAAGTAATCCAAATTTTAACAATGTAATTCATTTTGATTTTCTAAAAGAAGGCACAATAAATTCTTTAAAATTTATTTTGGGATTAAAAAACAAATACGATGCATCAATAAATGTTTATCCGTCTAACAGAAAAGAATATAATATTATAAGTTTTCTAATTGGTGCAAAGCAGCGCGCCGCTGTGGATTATTTAAGAATGAATAATCAAAATCTAAGCTGGTTAAACAATGTTAAGCTTTTAGAGAATGATGAAACACACAACGCACAAACAAACATTAAGCTTGTGGAAAAACTGTTGAACAAAAAGTTTGGCGAAGAACCATCAATGCAGATTTTGATTTCTGCAGATAATGAATCTTATGCGGCAAATTTTCTTAGAGAAAATAATATTTTAGAGAATGATTTTGTGGTTGGATTTCATCCCGGTTGTGCAACTTTAAAAAATCATATAAAGCGTAGATGGGAACCTGAAAAATTTGCTGAGCTTGGTATTAAACTCATCAAAGAAAAAAACGCAAAAGTGCTTTTATTCGGCGGACCTGAAGAAGAAGAATTAAAATCATCAATAAATAAAATGATTGATTCTAAAAATTCGTTTGTGATAAAAACAGAAAAGTTTTTGCAAAGCATTTCAATAATGAAACAATGCACTGTGTTTGTTACAAATGATTCAGCGTTAATGCACGTTGCTTCTGCATTGGGATTAAAAGTTATTGCGATAATCGGACCAACCAATACATATTACATTCACCCATGGAAAACAGAACACAAAATTGTATCGCTAAATTTAGATTGTGCACCATGTTTCTTCTACTCACCAAAACCACTCATCTGCTCACGCACAGATGTTCAATTCAAATGTGTAAAAGAATTGGATGTTGAAATGGTTTATAAAAGTATTTAG
- a CDS encoding LOG family protein: MNKTITIFGSALPEEDDAQYKFAYQLGSALTKKGFNICTGGYGGIMNAASKGAYDNGGFVYGVTVDLWNSEPNPYITIEVREEKLFDRITKLIELGDAYVILQGGTGTFLEFAAVWEFANKNLQSPKPIICHSQMWREIVGIMNKQMAHEKRRTDLIKCFDSVDEIVELLNKNL; the protein is encoded by the coding sequence ATGAATAAAACAATTACAATTTTTGGCAGTGCGTTGCCTGAAGAAGATGATGCGCAATATAAATTTGCATATCAACTTGGGTCGGCTTTAACAAAAAAAGGATTTAATATTTGCACCGGTGGTTACGGCGGGATAATGAATGCGGCATCAAAAGGAGCGTATGATAATGGGGGATTTGTTTATGGCGTTACCGTCGATCTTTGGAATTCCGAGCCGAATCCATATATAACTATTGAAGTTAGAGAAGAAAAATTATTTGACAGAATAACAAAGCTAATTGAACTCGGTGACGCTTATGTAATTCTTCAGGGTGGCACAGGTACATTCTTAGAGTTTGCAGCTGTTTGGGAATTTGCAAACAAGAATCTTCAATCACCAAAACCTATTATTTGTCATTCCCAAATGTGGAGAGAAATTGTTGGTATAATGAACAAACAAATGGCGCATGAAAAAAGAAGGACAGATTTGATAAAATGTTTTGATAGTGTTGATGAGATTGTTGAGCTATTAAATAAAAATCTGTAG
- a CDS encoding DUF2723 domain-containing protein, with product MNFNLLNKIFAGIVFIISFIVLFMTVQPSVSFWDCGEFIAASVSLQVPHPPGTPFFLLLGNIFSKLPIGDNLGYRVNMISVISSALSILFLYLIAVKLIENYKGKKADNMFDAITTYVSAAIGALAFSFSDTFWFNGVEAEVYAFSTFLFAAVTYLIIRWNERADNKDSEKYILMIAYLIGLATGVHLMSVLAIVPVVMIIMFKKYVNDEESLKKTGYIFLGHAAVILLLAVFWWSSQKTQSAPTAEEYKDFDTKFKLFVVGISALIMGVYYKKIFTRNSFYMPLIIGGIALFATYPGVVKFLTEAMTAIGGDNIATELSILVLLFAGLGYGVHYSKKESKPTLHLLFMSFIFILVGFMTFAMVIIRSNQNPPMNENAPDKFTELVKYLNREQYGDFPTFKRRFATEPHQQIVYTGYSSDLDFFYTYQMNHMMTRYLLWNFAGREGWEQDQGANIAPFNGIGNIFGKLIGVNFAGETKDSLFGIPFLLGLLGIYFQFRKDWKMAAVFMIMFIFMGHLTAFYQNQQQPQPRERDYFYVGAFFVYAIWIAIGLRGLIDLIQEKVKSSSARNAAAYGVLALGILFVPVRMLQANYFTHDRSNNWVPWDYSYNLLQSCAPNSVLFTNGDNDTFPLWYLQDVEGVRRDIRIANLSLLNTDWYISQLKNNDPYKVGTVKMRLSDLQIKELRPIQWSAKNITVPLPSPNSRVTYSDIMQQFGLRDTSVLKQGAITWTMNPTLNYGKVQAVRVQDLMVKEIVESNNWERPIYFAVTCSEDSKIGLSDYLRMEGMAFRLVPEKRKANDEFIEPNIIKANLTEAVGYSKDYQPGFKFRGLNNPNIFFDDNHKRMVQNYRNAFLRLTLYYIGNGQNDLAINTLDAMDEKLPIKLLPMDYGLLYEISNLYLRAGEKDKFNKYALDVEKLALEKLEKDPSDVQSYYNPYRILIDLYESQERNDKLLEIWQKLETIYPQDPNIKANIQKYMALVQGVDTSKAK from the coding sequence ATGAATTTCAATCTGCTTAATAAAATTTTTGCAGGAATTGTTTTTATAATTTCTTTTATCGTACTTTTTATGACAGTGCAGCCGTCTGTTTCCTTTTGGGATTGCGGCGAGTTTATTGCAGCATCTGTTTCTTTACAAGTACCGCACCCACCGGGAACTCCGTTTTTCTTACTGCTTGGTAATATTTTTTCAAAGCTTCCTATCGGAGATAACCTCGGCTATCGCGTTAATATGATTTCTGTTATCTCATCCGCGTTGTCTATTCTCTTTCTTTATTTGATTGCTGTAAAACTTATAGAAAACTATAAAGGCAAAAAAGCAGATAATATGTTTGATGCAATAACAACGTATGTTTCTGCAGCAATTGGCGCACTTGCTTTTTCTTTTAGCGATACTTTCTGGTTTAACGGTGTTGAGGCTGAAGTTTATGCATTTAGTACGTTTTTGTTTGCAGCAGTCACATACTTAATTATTCGTTGGAATGAACGAGCAGATAACAAAGACAGTGAAAAATATATTTTGATGATCGCTTATCTAATAGGTCTTGCTACCGGCGTACATTTGATGAGCGTACTTGCGATAGTACCCGTTGTAATGATAATTATGTTTAAAAAATATGTTAATGATGAAGAATCATTAAAGAAGACCGGCTACATATTCTTGGGCCACGCCGCGGTTATTCTTCTGCTTGCTGTTTTTTGGTGGAGTTCTCAAAAGACACAATCTGCGCCAACAGCTGAAGAGTACAAAGACTTTGATACAAAGTTTAAGCTTTTTGTTGTTGGCATTAGTGCACTTATTATGGGTGTTTACTATAAAAAAATCTTTACAAGAAATTCATTCTACATGCCTCTTATAATAGGCGGAATAGCATTGTTTGCAACTTATCCTGGCGTAGTAAAATTTCTTACCGAAGCTATGACTGCAATTGGCGGTGATAATATTGCGACAGAATTGAGTATTCTTGTCCTTCTATTTGCCGGACTTGGTTACGGTGTTCACTATTCAAAAAAAGAATCTAAGCCAACACTGCACTTATTATTTATGTCTTTCATTTTTATACTTGTTGGATTTATGACCTTTGCGATGGTTATCATTCGTTCAAATCAAAATCCACCAATGAATGAAAATGCTCCGGATAAATTTACTGAACTTGTAAAATACCTTAATCGCGAACAGTATGGGGATTTTCCAACATTTAAAAGAAGATTCGCAACTGAACCACATCAACAAATTGTTTACACCGGTTATTCGTCTGATCTTGATTTCTTTTATACTTACCAAATGAACCATATGATGACAAGATATTTGTTATGGAATTTTGCAGGTCGTGAAGGATGGGAACAAGATCAGGGTGCAAACATTGCTCCATTTAATGGCATTGGAAACATTTTTGGAAAACTTATTGGCGTTAACTTTGCCGGCGAAACAAAAGATTCATTATTTGGTATTCCTTTCTTGCTTGGTTTGCTTGGAATTTATTTTCAATTCCGCAAGGATTGGAAAATGGCAGCCGTATTTATGATAATGTTTATTTTTATGGGACACTTAACTGCGTTCTATCAAAATCAACAGCAGCCGCAGCCAAGGGAAAGAGATTACTTTTATGTGGGCGCATTCTTTGTCTACGCAATTTGGATTGCAATCGGTTTAAGAGGCTTGATTGATTTAATACAAGAAAAAGTAAAGAGTAGTTCTGCCAGAAATGCCGCTGCATATGGTGTTTTGGCTCTGGGAATTTTGTTCGTTCCCGTTAGAATGCTACAGGCAAATTATTTTACACATGATAGATCTAACAACTGGGTTCCTTGGGATTATTCTTATAATCTATTACAAAGCTGCGCACCAAATTCTGTGTTATTCACTAATGGTGACAACGACACATTCCCACTTTGGTATTTGCAGGATGTTGAGGGTGTAAGGCGCGATATTAGAATTGCTAACCTAAGTTTGTTAAATACTGATTGGTATATATCGCAGCTTAAAAATAACGATCCTTATAAAGTTGGCACTGTAAAAATGCGCTTAAGCGATCTACAAATAAAAGAGTTACGGCCCATACAATGGTCTGCAAAAAACATTACTGTTCCACTTCCAAGCCCAAATAGTCGGGTTACGTATTCTGATATTATGCAGCAGTTTGGTTTGCGTGATACCTCGGTATTAAAACAAGGGGCGATTACTTGGACAATGAACCCAACACTTAATTATGGAAAGGTACAGGCTGTTCGTGTGCAGGATTTAATGGTTAAAGAAATTGTTGAATCAAATAATTGGGAAAGACCAATTTATTTTGCGGTTACTTGTTCTGAAGACAGCAAAATTGGGTTGAGTGATTATTTGAGAATGGAAGGAATGGCTTTCCGTTTGGTTCCTGAAAAACGCAAAGCAAACGATGAGTTTATAGAACCAAATATTATAAAAGCAAATCTTACGGAAGCAGTTGGTTACAGTAAAGATTATCAACCAGGATTTAAATTCCGCGGATTAAATAATCCAAATATTTTCTTTGATGATAACCACAAGCGAATGGTACAAAATTATAGAAACGCGTTTTTAAGATTAACGCTTTATTACATTGGCAACGGGCAAAATGATCTTGCAATAAATACACTAGATGCAATGGATGAAAAACTTCCGATTAAACTTTTACCCATGGATTACGGTTTGCTCTATGAAATAAGCAATCTTTATTTGCGTGCCGGTGAAAAAGATAAGTTTAATAAGTATGCTTTGGATGTTGAAAAGCTTGCTCTTGAAAAATTAGAAAAAGATCCATCAGATGTTCAATCGTATTATAACCCTTACAGAATATTAATTGATCTTTATGAATCGCAAGAAAGAAATGATAAGTTGCTTGAGATTTGGCAAAAACTTGAAACAATTTATCCACAAGACCCAAACATTAAGGCAAACATTCAAAAGTACATGGCACTTGTTCAAGGGGTAGATACAAGTAAAGCAAAATAA
- a CDS encoding histidine phosphatase family protein, protein MKSYKNKSLLIILLLIISFVGNIYGQNNDADKKGTRTIYLIRHGQYDEADERDEFIGKELLPLGIAQTRLLAARLKAMPVKFSSLTSSTMTRARQTAIIINQEFPELKLKQNKLISECTPPTWRKDVMAKTDSLESLECVDNIEKAFQEYFIPSPDKNDRNDIIVCHGNVIRYFVTKVLKVDTMSWLQMSITNCSLTIIRITPNGTMKLDTVGDYGHLPENMRTFTGGENETKELVVPTIK, encoded by the coding sequence ATGAAAAGCTATAAAAATAAATCATTATTGATAATTCTTCTGTTAATAATTTCTTTTGTCGGAAATATCTACGGCCAAAACAATGATGCAGATAAAAAAGGAACAAGAACAATATATCTAATCCGCCATGGTCAATATGATGAAGCTGATGAAAGAGATGAATTTATCGGCAAGGAATTATTACCTCTCGGGATTGCACAAACAAGATTGCTTGCAGCAAGACTAAAGGCAATGCCGGTTAAGTTTTCTTCACTCACCAGCAGTACGATGACACGTGCAAGACAAACTGCTATAATAATCAACCAGGAATTTCCCGAACTTAAATTGAAACAAAATAAATTAATAAGTGAATGCACTCCGCCAACTTGGCGAAAAGATGTAATGGCTAAAACCGATTCTCTAGAATCTTTAGAATGTGTTGATAATATAGAAAAAGCATTTCAAGAATATTTTATACCATCTCCGGATAAAAATGATAGAAACGATATTATCGTCTGCCATGGAAATGTTATCCGATACTTTGTAACAAAGGTTCTTAAAGTTGATACAATGTCATGGCTGCAAATGAGTATCACAAACTGCAGTTTAACTATTATTCGTATAACTCCGAATGGTACGATGAAGCTTGATACAGTTGGTGATTATGGACATCTTCCGGAAAATATGAGAACTTTTACTGGTGGAGAAAATGAAACAAAAGAATTAGTAGTTCCAACAATAAAATGA
- a CDS encoding Dabb family protein — protein MIKHIVFWRLNESAYGKDKQTNAQILREKLLAMQGKADGLLKVEVGFDFSSEKDSCDVVLYSEFENKEALHQYQIHPDHEEIKKWLDEVRYERRVVDYEI, from the coding sequence TTGATAAAACACATTGTCTTCTGGCGCTTGAATGAAAGTGCTTATGGAAAGGATAAACAAACTAATGCACAAATCTTAAGGGAAAAACTTCTTGCAATGCAAGGCAAAGCTGATGGTTTACTGAAAGTAGAAGTTGGATTCGACTTCAGTAGTGAAAAAGATTCCTGTGATGTTGTACTGTATTCGGAGTTTGAAAACAAAGAAGCATTACACCAGTATCAAATTCACCCGGATCACGAGGAAATAAAAAAATGGCTCGACGAAGTTCGCTATGAGAGAAGAGTTGTGGATTATGAGATATAA
- the lhgO gene encoding L-2-hydroxyglutarate oxidase, translated as MKQTYDITIIGGGIVGTATALSILKEKSVKLLLLESESVLAAHQTGNNSGVIHSGLYYKPGSLKATNCTTGRDMMYAFCEEHNLPHDKCGKIVVATNKAEIPALNMLEERGRANGLTGIKRIAAEEIKLYEPHASGIDGLFVPQTGIVDYIAVTNKYAELIKAKGGEIKLNSKLTAVKRDGKDLILRTEHEECLTKFVVNCGGLQSDRIAKLFGVDPKLQIIPFRGEYYQIKKEKEYLVNNLIYPVPDPQFPFLGVHFTRMINGGIEAGPNAVLAFKREGYKKTDFSFKDLLEMKLYPGFWKMAAKYYQMGFQEFRRSFSKELFVQSLQKLIPEIQMNDIEVGGAGVRAQALERDGKLVDDFRIVEAERMVHVLNAPSPAATASLSIGKTISEMVIKRFNEEVK; from the coding sequence ATGAAACAAACTTACGATATTACAATAATTGGCGGTGGAATCGTTGGAACGGCAACCGCTCTTTCAATTTTAAAAGAAAAAAGCGTAAAACTACTTTTATTAGAGTCTGAATCTGTCCTTGCAGCACATCAAACAGGAAATAATAGCGGCGTTATTCACTCTGGGCTTTATTATAAACCGGGTTCACTAAAAGCCACCAACTGTACAACTGGTAGAGATATGATGTATGCTTTTTGTGAAGAACACAATTTACCACATGATAAATGTGGAAAAATAGTTGTGGCAACAAATAAAGCGGAAATTCCTGCTCTAAATATGCTGGAAGAACGCGGCAGAGCAAATGGATTAACCGGCATCAAACGAATTGCCGCAGAGGAAATCAAACTATATGAACCACATGCATCCGGTATTGATGGTTTGTTTGTTCCGCAAACCGGTATTGTTGATTATATTGCGGTTACAAATAAATATGCAGAACTAATAAAAGCAAAAGGCGGTGAAATAAAATTAAACTCAAAATTAACTGCCGTTAAAAGAGATGGAAAAGATTTAATTCTTCGTACAGAACACGAGGAATGCCTAACAAAGTTTGTCGTAAACTGCGGCGGTTTACAATCAGATAGAATTGCTAAACTCTTTGGTGTTGATCCAAAATTGCAAATCATTCCTTTCCGCGGCGAGTATTACCAAATCAAAAAAGAAAAAGAATATTTGGTTAATAATTTAATTTATCCTGTCCCCGATCCGCAATTTCCATTTCTAGGAGTTCATTTTACAAGAATGATTAATGGTGGTATTGAGGCAGGACCAAACGCTGTGCTTGCATTTAAACGTGAAGGTTATAAGAAAACAGATTTTTCATTTAAAGATTTGTTAGAGATGAAACTTTATCCGGGATTCTGGAAAATGGCTGCAAAGTATTATCAAATGGGATTCCAGGAATTTAGAAGATCATTCAGTAAAGAATTATTTGTACAATCATTGCAAAAGCTAATTCCAGAAATACAAATGAATGATATAGAAGTAGGCGGCGCGGGAGTTAGGGCGCAAGCATTAGAACGCGATGGAAAGCTTGTTGATGATTTCAGAATTGTCGAAGCAGAAAGAATGGTTCATGTTTTAAATGCACCATCACCGGCAGCAACAGCCTCTTTAAGTATTGGTAAAACTATTTCGGAAATGGTAATAAAACGATTTAACGAAGAAGTAAAATAA
- a CDS encoding NAD-dependent epimerase/dehydratase family protein: protein MKIKAIITGVTGMVGEGVLHECLLHPEVENVLVINRKPCGVKHEKLKEIIQKDFFDLTQIENQLTGYNGCYFCAGVSSVGKKEDEYKHITYDLTLNFAKTLLKLNSDMTFCYVSGVGTDSTEKGKSMWARVKGKTENDLLKLPFKAAFMFRPGYIHPTKGLKNTYKVYKIFAPLYPVWKILFPKYIITLKEIGLAMINVTQFGSDNKVLECKDIVRLSLDKY from the coding sequence GTGAAAATAAAAGCAATAATTACTGGGGTAACAGGAATGGTTGGAGAAGGCGTTTTACACGAATGTCTTCTCCATCCAGAAGTAGAAAATGTTTTAGTAATAAATCGCAAACCTTGCGGAGTAAAACACGAAAAGTTAAAAGAAATTATTCAAAAAGATTTTTTTGATTTAACTCAAATTGAAAATCAACTTACTGGATACAACGGTTGTTACTTTTGTGCAGGAGTTTCTTCTGTCGGGAAAAAAGAAGATGAATACAAGCATATCACTTATGATTTGACATTGAACTTTGCAAAGACTTTATTAAAGTTAAATTCTGATATGACTTTTTGTTATGTGTCAGGTGTTGGAACAGACAGCACAGAAAAGGGAAAAAGTATGTGGGCTCGTGTAAAAGGTAAAACAGAGAATGATCTATTAAAACTTCCATTTAAAGCAGCATTTATGTTCAGACCAGGATATATTCACCCAACGAAAGGATTAAAGAATACATATAAAGTGTATAAAATATTTGCACCTCTTTACCCTGTTTGGAAAATTCTGTTTCCTAAATATATAATCACACTAAAGGAAATAGGTTTGGCAATGATTAATGTTACGCAGTTTGGTTCTGATAACAAGGTGCTTGAATGTAAAGATATTGTACGACTATCATTAGATAAATATTAA